One Myxococcales bacterium genomic region harbors:
- a CDS encoding serine/threonine protein kinase: MLLSEHVRAQAEARLSTSLAGYELASILGIGGAACVYRARSPSGEDVALKVLHHDLALDLATRERFLRESYAANAVEHPGAVHILRHGADESGTPFLAMELLEGCTLEEAWRRSDVPFPTRRALDIITATLEILAAAHTKNIIHRDIKPANVFLEQPSRVRLLDFGLARLLSSPRVTPTGDALGTAEFAAPEQARGAAKRVDARADVYSVGALLYTLLTGSFVHDAANPMERLVLAATRPAPSLRTRAPLAPEAIVRIVDKALCFRRDDRFADARAMHGAILTAIHGLPEMTNVS, encoded by the coding sequence ATGCTGCTCTCCGAGCACGTACGTGCCCAGGCTGAGGCACGGCTCTCGACCTCCCTCGCTGGATACGAGCTTGCATCCATTCTGGGGATCGGCGGAGCGGCTTGCGTTTACCGCGCGCGGAGCCCTAGCGGGGAAGACGTGGCCCTCAAGGTTCTCCACCACGACCTCGCCCTGGATCTCGCCACCCGCGAGCGATTCCTGCGTGAGAGCTACGCCGCCAACGCGGTCGAGCACCCGGGCGCGGTGCACATACTGCGTCACGGTGCCGACGAATCGGGTACGCCATTCCTGGCAATGGAGCTGCTCGAGGGCTGCACTCTCGAGGAGGCGTGGCGACGCTCCGATGTGCCGTTTCCTACGCGGCGGGCGCTCGACATCATTACGGCAACGCTAGAGATCCTGGCGGCCGCCCACACGAAGAACATCATCCACCGCGACATCAAGCCCGCGAACGTGTTCCTGGAGCAACCCTCGCGGGTACGATTGCTCGACTTCGGCCTGGCGCGACTTCTATCCTCGCCACGCGTTACCCCAACGGGGGATGCCCTTGGCACGGCCGAATTCGCTGCCCCGGAGCAAGCCCGCGGCGCGGCGAAGAGGGTCGACGCCCGGGCAGATGTGTACTCGGTCGGGGCCCTCCTCTACACCTTGCTCACGGGGAGCTTCGTTCACGACGCAGCGAACCCGATGGAACGGTTGGTGCTTGCAGCGACTCGCCCTGCACCGTCTCTCCGAACCCGTGCCCCGCTTGCTCCCGAGGCGATCGTCCGGATCGTCGACAAGGCGCTCTGCTTTCGGCGCGACGACAGGTTCGCCGACGCACGCGCGATGCATGGTGCCATACTGACCGCCATTCATGGGCTCCCTGAGATGACCAATGTCTCGTGA
- a CDS encoding serine/threonine protein kinase, translated as MRTSAGEERVGRTLGKYTLLRAIGEGGMAVVYEALHRNGNRVALKLLRPEVSVGADVRARFVREGYAANKVPRGAVRILDDDERDGLAYLVMELLDGVTLDVFARAVLDEQSGRGDRRPVPAALAVAIGAHILVTLSLAHDAGVVHRDIKPENVFLERSGTVKLLDFGIARVAMPGEKSSTVTGRVLGTPAFASPEQAYGRRAEVDARSDIYSVGATLFTILSGRLVHEADSPEEALILAATEPAQKLGTVTDIHPAIAEVVDRALRHERDERWPTAAAMGAALREAHRVAFGAPVPDVLDFGLGSSGHCEAETVMPSPRRRLVGVAAVGAVLVGLVGVGIPRSRGPVDGGERAPATEIHVDDAAAVPAAAPAPSQAEPPSHDAPQPAHLEAARSSGAAPSAPGRSRSAQLPKAVPSVVSSSRACGVDIDEDGRKWPRRCP; from the coding sequence ATGCGGACGTCCGCAGGGGAAGAACGCGTTGGGCGGACGCTCGGCAAGTACACGCTCCTTCGTGCCATCGGTGAGGGCGGCATGGCCGTCGTTTACGAAGCCCTGCATCGCAACGGCAACCGCGTCGCGCTCAAGTTGTTGCGCCCGGAGGTCTCCGTCGGGGCAGACGTCCGAGCACGCTTCGTTCGTGAGGGCTACGCCGCGAACAAGGTACCCCGGGGGGCCGTTCGGATCCTCGACGATGACGAGCGTGACGGCCTCGCGTACCTGGTCATGGAGCTGCTCGACGGCGTCACGCTTGATGTCTTCGCCCGTGCCGTTCTCGACGAGCAAAGCGGGCGCGGGGACCGACGCCCCGTACCGGCCGCCCTCGCGGTTGCGATAGGAGCTCACATCCTGGTCACGCTGAGCCTTGCCCACGACGCAGGCGTCGTCCATCGTGATATCAAGCCCGAGAACGTGTTCCTCGAGCGGAGTGGCACCGTCAAGCTGCTCGACTTCGGCATCGCGCGCGTCGCCATGCCCGGCGAAAAGTCGAGCACCGTGACGGGGCGTGTACTTGGAACTCCGGCATTCGCCTCGCCGGAACAAGCCTATGGGAGGCGCGCCGAGGTCGACGCGCGGAGCGACATCTACTCCGTCGGAGCAACCCTCTTCACGATTCTTTCGGGCAGGCTGGTTCACGAGGCCGATTCTCCCGAGGAGGCCCTTATTCTCGCAGCGACGGAGCCGGCTCAGAAGCTTGGTACAGTCACCGATATTCACCCGGCTATCGCGGAGGTCGTGGATCGAGCCCTACGTCATGAGCGCGATGAGCGCTGGCCCACTGCCGCGGCGATGGGCGCGGCGCTTCGCGAAGCGCACCGTGTCGCCTTCGGTGCCCCGGTGCCGGATGTCCTCGACTTCGGTTTAGGCTCGAGTGGGCACTGCGAGGCCGAGACCGTCATGCCGTCGCCCCGGCGTCGGCTCGTGGGAGTTGCGGCGGTTGGCGCCGTCCTCGTAGGGCTTGTCGGCGTCGGTATCCCGCGTTCGAGAGGTCCCGTCGACGGGGGTGAAAGGGCACCCGCAACGGAGATTCACGTTGACGACGCCGCCGCAGTGCCGGCGGCGGCGCCTGCGCCGTCCCAGGCCGAACCTCCGTCTCACGACGCTCCTCAGCCGGCGCACCTCGAAGCGGCCCGCAGTTCGGGAGCGGCTCCGAGCGCGCCAGGGCGTTCGCGGTCCGCGCAGCTACCGAAGGCAGTACCGTCCGTGGTGTCGAGCTCTCGCGCCTGTGGGGTCGATATTGACGAGGATGGGCGAAAGTGGCCCCGGCGGTGCCCGTGA
- a CDS encoding helix-turn-helix transcriptional regulator, whose translation MSRDLPTTPSALTFARLLGEGPLAKVALAAALEQVSFPAFIVSQSGTMLHANTRGAKVVAPSESRRRSLFKRAIATLGEPDATLAALVTPLRVEGRPTYYLIIFGETTSTEELVCQTARLWELTPRQTEVVMLVARGMSNKEIAVTLDCTERTVETHLTAVFRRSGLDGRGALLAHLVRR comes from the coding sequence ATGTCTCGTGACCTTCCAACCACGCCCTCGGCTTTGACCTTCGCGCGCCTGCTCGGCGAGGGCCCCCTCGCGAAGGTCGCCCTTGCTGCGGCCCTCGAGCAGGTCTCGTTCCCCGCTTTCATCGTGTCCCAATCCGGGACGATGCTGCACGCTAACACGCGGGGGGCGAAGGTCGTCGCGCCGTCAGAATCCCGCCGAAGGTCACTATTCAAACGCGCCATCGCGACGCTCGGAGAGCCCGACGCGACGCTCGCCGCCCTTGTAACACCTCTGCGTGTGGAAGGACGGCCGACGTACTACCTGATCATCTTCGGTGAGACGACCTCGACCGAAGAGCTCGTCTGCCAGACGGCGCGGTTGTGGGAGCTTACGCCGCGGCAGACCGAGGTCGTCATGCTGGTCGCTCGTGGCATGTCGAACAAGGAAATCGCCGTCACCCTCGACTGCACGGAGCGGACGGTGGAGACCCATCTCACCGCGGTTTTTCGCAGGTCCGGCCTCGACGGACGTGGGGCGTTGCTCGCGCATCTCGTGCGGCGGTAG